One genomic window of Lepeophtheirus salmonis chromosome 5, UVic_Lsal_1.4, whole genome shotgun sequence includes the following:
- the mRpS22 gene encoding small ribosomal subunit protein mS22 encodes MSTRMSALLRKCQFRGCSTSLSKDLTSAFFTEHVQKDLKALTGLNYDKVFRVNRVGREIKAPTYQFLTQEEFEEKQKSAEKRAHYKLHMPPVMHERTPISKTIESDPGLKGMSQYLSFMYIFFILAFSMSSTGLNATKYVFTDISFGIHDRERLITVREANGDLRTAEWDERDRLNQIYFPKPGRRIKHPPLFISKNLEKILNPSKYEYILAKNCEQFEPDHPLYLQTANAVFEHADQHRQYDVLWSTRFYGPLIYTLAMKNSIDNILIHYFIKKDVDSALRVLRVYGEIHDLNSLKELKNENDELIHKYLDNYSSKKSKVQKSYETMLELLKKDKEAMEAKKRAHGIQDDTMDS; translated from the exons ATGAGCACTAGAATGTCGGCACTACTTCGAAAATGCCAATTTCGAGGATGTTCCACCTCATTATCAAAGGATTTGACATCAGCATTCTTTACAGAACACGTTCAAAAGGATCTTAAGGCATTAACGGGACTTAATTATGATAAAGTGTTTCGTGTGAATCGCGTGGGACGAGAGATCAAGGCTCCAACATATCAATTCTTGACCCAAGAAGAGTTCGAAGAGAAGCAGAAAAGTGCAGAAAAGAGAGCACATTATAAGCTCCATATGCCTCCAGTGATGCATGAAAGGACTCCCATTTCAAAAACCATTGAATCAGATCCTGGTTTGAAAGGAATGTcccaatatttatcatttatgtatattttttttatattagcgTTTTCAATGTCGTCA acaggtCTGAATGCAACTAAATATGTCTTTACTGACATAAGTTTCGGAATTCACGATCGTGAACGTCTAATAACGGTGAGAGAGGCCAATGGAGATTTACGTACTGCTGAGTGGGATGAAAGAGATCGActgaatcaaatatatttcccaAAACCCGGTCGGCGAATCAAACATCCTCCTCTATTTATATCCAAAAAcctggaaaaaattttaaatccttctaaatacgagtatattttagctaaaaactGTGAGCAGTTTGAACCTGATCATCCTCTCTACTTGCAAACTGCCAATGCCGTATTTGAACACGCAGATCAACATCGTCAATATGATGTTCTTTGGTCGACACGGTTTTATGGTCCTTTGATTTACACTCTTGCAATGAAAAATAGTATCGATAACAttcttatacattattttataaagaaggaTGTGGATAGTGCATTGAGGGTGTTACGCGTGTATGGAGAAATCCATGACCTCAATTCTTTAAAggaactcaaaaatgaaaatgatgaatTGATACATAAATACTTGGACAACTattcaagtaaaaaaagtaaGGTTCAAAAGTCTTATGAGACCATGTTGGAACTGTTGAAAAAGGATAAAGAAGCCATGGAAGCCAAGAAGCGTGCACATGGTATACAAGATGATACTATGGACAGTTGA